Within the uncultured Fusobacterium sp. genome, the region AGTTGCAGGGGCACAACAATATATTCTTGAACAAGTACCAAGTTGGTTAGAAAAATTTGGAGATAAAACAGCTTTCTTTGCAACAAACGATGCTCATACAGAACCTCTTTTAAAAAGAGTTGCTGAAAATGGTGGATACTTTGTAGAAGCTGACCTTCCTTCTCCAACAATGGGATATCCAGGAGCTTTAGGAATTAAATTCTCTGAAGATGAAAAAGGAAATTGGCCAAAAATCTTAAAGAAAGTTGAAGATACAGTTGTATCTAAAGGTGCAGCAGGAAGAATGGGAACATGGGCTTACTCATATAACTTTATCTCAGTTGTAGCTTTAGGAGATCATGCTAGAAATGTAATTGAAAATGATGTAGATGTTACAGACTTTGATGCTATTATGGAATCATTGAAGAAATTCACTCCAGGAGCAGGATGGAATGGAAGTAACTATACTGATGTAAATGGAATTGAAAAAGAAAACTTCTACTTATTATATCAAGATACTTATGTTTTAGGAAAAGGATATTTAAATATGACTGATGAAACTGTTCCTGAAAAATATTTTAAAATAAAATAATAAGGGAGGGGTAAAACCCCTCCTTTCATTTTTTAAGAGGTGAAAATGTGGAAAATAATGTTTTGTTAAAAATAGAGAATTTATCAAAATCTTTTGGGGAAAATGTTGTTTTAAAAGATATCAATCTTGAAGTTGAACCTGGAGAGATTGTAGGATTAGTTGGAGAAAACGGTGCTGGGAAATCAACATTGATGAAAGCTATTTTTGGAATGTCAGTTATTCATGAGACTGGAGGATATGGAGGAAAGATATATTTTGAAGGAAAAGAAACAAATTTTAAATCTCCATTTGATGCTCTTGAAGTTGGAATCGGAATGGTTCATCAAGAGTTTTCTTTAATTCCAGGGTTTAAAGCAGATGAAAATATTGTATTAAATAGAGAATCTACTTCAAATAGCTTTTTGGAAGGTATTTTTGGAGAGAGGATAAGAAAAATTGACACTAAAGAGATAGAGAAAAGAGCAGATGATGCAGTATCTCATTTAGGAATAAAAATAGATTCAGCTGAATTAATTAATGAGATGCCAGTAGCTCATAAACAATTTACTGAGATAGCTCGTGAAATAGAGAGAGAAAAAACAAAACTTCTTGTTTTAGATGAACCAACAGCAGTACTTACAGAGGAAGAGGCAAAACTTCTTTTGGAAACTATGAAGAGATTATCAGAAAAAGGGATAGCAATAATATTTATCACTCATAGATTAGATGAAATAATGTCTGTTTGTGATAAAGTTGTTGTACTGAGAGATGGACTTCTAATCAATAGTGTAAAAACTAAAGATACAAATGTAAACCAAATAACTGAATGGATGATTGGAAGAAAAATTGACAATAATGAAGCTACAGAAGAGGTAGAGGAAAAGGATAGAAAAACTATTCTTAATATCCAAGAACTATGGGTAGATATGCCAGGAGAGATGGTTAAAGGACTTAATCTTGAAATAAAAGAGGGAGAGATTTTAGGACTTGGAGGAATGGCAGGACAAGGGAAAATAGGAGTAGCTAATGGAGTTATGGGACTTTATCCAGCTAAAGGAACAGTTGAATTTAATGGAGAAAAATTAGAGTTAAATAATCCTAAATATCCATTAGATAAGGGAATTTTCTTTGTATCAGAAGATAGAAAGGGAGTTGGACTTCTACTTGAAAGTTCAATAGAGGATAATATTGCTTATCCAGCAATGCAAATAAAAGGTAAATTTTTTAAAAAGAGATTTAAACTTTTCAATATGGTTGATGAGGAAAAAATTAGAGAAAATGCTCAAGAGTATATAAAAAAATTGGAAATAAGATGTATGAATGAAAAACAAAGAGCTCAAGAGCTAAGTGGAGGAAACCAACAAAAAGTTTGTCTAGCTAAGGCATTTACTATGGATCCAAAAGTTTTATTTGTATCAGAACCTACAAGAGGAATAGACGTTGGGGCTAAGAAACTTGTTTTGGATATATTAAAAGAATACAATGCAACAAAAGGAACAACAATTATAATAACATCATCTGAAATAGAAGAATTAAGAAGTGTATGTGATAGAATTGCAATAATAAATGAAGGAAAAGTTGCAGGAATACTATCTCCAAAAGCTGATATATTAGAGTTTGGTAAGATGATGGTAGGAATTAAGGAGGAAAGAGATGAATAGTATAAAAAGTGCCATAAAGAATGCAGGGTGGCCAAGAATAATAATTGCTCTGTTTCTTTTATCAATGTATTTAATTTCTCCTTTTATAGGAATTAATTTAAAAACAGCTATGGGAGATACTTTAGTAAGATTTGGTATGAATGCTATATTGGTTTTATCATTAGTGCCTATGATACAATCTGGAACAGGATTAAACTTTGGAATGCCTTTAGGGGTAGAAGCTGGACTTTTAGGAGCAGTAATAAGTATAGAATTGCAACTTACAGGGATAGCTGGATTTTTAGGAGCAATGTTATTTTCAATACCTTTTGCTTTATTATTTGGTTGGTTATATGGACATATATTAAATAAGGTAAAAGGTGGAGAGATGATGATTGCGACATATATAGGGTTCTCTTCAGTTGCAATTATGTGCATAATGTGGCTTGTTCTTCCTTTTAAAAGTCAAGATATGATATGGGCATATGGTGGAGAAGGGCTACGTACTACTATAAGTGTTGAAAATTATTGGCATAGAGTATTAGATAAATTTTTACATATTCCTAGTGATATTCTGCCATTGGGAGAGATCTTCTGTTTTATCATTTTAGGAGCAATTATTTGGATATTCTTTAGAACAAAAACAGGATATGCAATGAAAGCTGTTGGAACAAATGATAAATTTGCTAAAGCAACAGGAATTGATATTGATAAGATTAGAATAAAATCAGTAATGATGTCAACAGTTATAGCTGCTATTGGAATTGTAGTTTATCAACAAAGCTTTGGATTTGTTCAATTATATTTAGCACCATTCTATATGGCATTTCCAGCTATTGCAGCTATTTTAATAGGTGGAGCATCAGTAAATAAAGCTACTATATTAAATGTAATTGTAGGAACATTCCTTTTCCAAGGGATATTAACAATGACACCTACTGTTGTAAATAATATAATTCAAACAGATATGTCTGAAACAATAAGAATTATAGTATCAAATGGAATGATACTATACGCATTAACTAGAAAGGAGGGTGCTGGAAGTGGAAAATAAAGTGAAAAATTTTCTTATAAATAATATAGTTCCTATATTTATGATAATTATTATCCTTTTATCTATACCAGTATCAGGATTAACAATAGATTATTTGATTCAAGAGATAATTTTAAGACTTTCACGTAATCTATTTTTAGTACTTTCATTGTTAATACCTATTATAGCAGGAATGGGATTGAACTTTGGTATTGTATTGGGAGCAATGGCAGGGCAAATAGCTTTGATATTTATAACAGATTGGGAAGTTATAGGGTTACAAGGTTTCTTTTTGGCTATTATAATATCTCTACCAATAGCAGTTTTCATGGGATATATAGGTGGAGTAGTTTTAAATAGAGCAAAGGGAAGAGAGATGATAACTTCTATGATACTTGGATTCTTTATCAATGGAGTTTATCAACTTATAGTTCTTTATGGAATGGGAAAAGTTATTCCAATGAGAAATGATTCTATACTACTTTCAAGAGGTTATGGAATAAGAAATGCCATAGACTTAAAAGATATAAGAAGAGTTTTAGATGATGGTATACCTTTAAAAATAGCTGGATATTCAATACCAGTATTGACAATCTTAGCTATAGTTTTACTATGCTTATTTATTGTATGGTTTAGAAAAACTAAATTGGGACAAGATATGAGAGCTATAGGGCAAGATATAGAGGTATCAAAGGCATCAGGAATAGCAACAGATAGAACAAGAATACTAGCAATAGTTATATCTACTGTTCTAGCTGCAATAGGACAAATTATCTTCTTACAAAATATAGGAACAATGAATACATATAACAGCCATGAGCAAATAGGAATGTTTGCAATAGCAGCTCTTTTAATAGGAGGAGCAACTGTTTCAAAAGCTAGTATTCCAAACGCTTTAAGTGGGGTTATACTTTTCCATACAATGTTCGTATTAGCTCCAAGAGCTGGAAAAGAACTTATTGGATCAGCACAAATTGGAGAGTACTTTAGAGTATTTATCTCTTATGGAATTATAGCTTTAGTTCTTATTCTACACCAATGGAAGAGAGAAAAAGAGAAGGAAGAGGAGAGAAGAAGAATTCTAGAGGCTCAAACTGCTAAAAAGGAGGGGAATAATCAATGAAAATTATAAGAAATTGGGTTTGTTTAATTATTGTCTTAATTGGAATAGCAGTAGCACTTTTTATTACAGGAAAACAACATAGTGTATTTCTTGATAATAAAAAAGAAAATGGTTATTCATTAATAGAAGTATCATATTCTATAGATGGTTCTAAGTTTAAAAAATTGAAACCAAAGAAAAAAGCTATGGTTAATGTAAAGGGATCAACACATAAAATTAATTTGAAATTTAAAGATACAACAGTAAATGAAACTGTTCTTGAGAAAGAATTTAAAATCTCTCCATTAGATAATGTAGAAATCTCTATTCCTGCTCTATTAAATGATGATACAAATTGGATAGAAAAAACTGAACAGAGATAGAAAAATTAGGAGCTATAGTAATCAATAACTATAGCTCTTTTTCTATTAATAAACTATAATTTCCAAAAGTAGAGGAGTGTAAACGACTACTACTTTTGAGA harbors:
- a CDS encoding sugar ABC transporter ATP-binding protein, encoding MENNVLLKIENLSKSFGENVVLKDINLEVEPGEIVGLVGENGAGKSTLMKAIFGMSVIHETGGYGGKIYFEGKETNFKSPFDALEVGIGMVHQEFSLIPGFKADENIVLNRESTSNSFLEGIFGERIRKIDTKEIEKRADDAVSHLGIKIDSAELINEMPVAHKQFTEIAREIEREKTKLLVLDEPTAVLTEEEAKLLLETMKRLSEKGIAIIFITHRLDEIMSVCDKVVVLRDGLLINSVKTKDTNVNQITEWMIGRKIDNNEATEEVEEKDRKTILNIQELWVDMPGEMVKGLNLEIKEGEILGLGGMAGQGKIGVANGVMGLYPAKGTVEFNGEKLELNNPKYPLDKGIFFVSEDRKGVGLLLESSIEDNIAYPAMQIKGKFFKKRFKLFNMVDEEKIRENAQEYIKKLEIRCMNEKQRAQELSGGNQQKVCLAKAFTMDPKVLFVSEPTRGIDVGAKKLVLDILKEYNATKGTTIIITSSEIEELRSVCDRIAIINEGKVAGILSPKADILEFGKMMVGIKEERDE
- a CDS encoding ABC transporter permease, with translation MNSIKSAIKNAGWPRIIIALFLLSMYLISPFIGINLKTAMGDTLVRFGMNAILVLSLVPMIQSGTGLNFGMPLGVEAGLLGAVISIELQLTGIAGFLGAMLFSIPFALLFGWLYGHILNKVKGGEMMIATYIGFSSVAIMCIMWLVLPFKSQDMIWAYGGEGLRTTISVENYWHRVLDKFLHIPSDILPLGEIFCFIILGAIIWIFFRTKTGYAMKAVGTNDKFAKATGIDIDKIRIKSVMMSTVIAAIGIVVYQQSFGFVQLYLAPFYMAFPAIAAILIGGASVNKATILNVIVGTFLFQGILTMTPTVVNNIIQTDMSETIRIIVSNGMILYALTRKEGAGSGK
- a CDS encoding ABC transporter permease, coding for MIIIILLSIPVSGLTIDYLIQEIILRLSRNLFLVLSLLIPIIAGMGLNFGIVLGAMAGQIALIFITDWEVIGLQGFFLAIIISLPIAVFMGYIGGVVLNRAKGREMITSMILGFFINGVYQLIVLYGMGKVIPMRNDSILLSRGYGIRNAIDLKDIRRVLDDGIPLKIAGYSIPVLTILAIVLLCLFIVWFRKTKLGQDMRAIGQDIEVSKASGIATDRTRILAIVISTVLAAIGQIIFLQNIGTMNTYNSHEQIGMFAIAALLIGGATVSKASIPNALSGVILFHTMFVLAPRAGKELIGSAQIGEYFRVFISYGIIALVLILHQWKREKEKEEERRRILEAQTAKKEGNNQ
- a CDS encoding DUF6672 family protein — translated: MKIIRNWVCLIIVLIGIAVALFITGKQHSVFLDNKKENGYSLIEVSYSIDGSKFKKLKPKKKAMVNVKGSTHKINLKFKDTTVNETVLEKEFKISPLDNVEISIPALLNDDTNWIEKTEQR